In Candidatus Endomicrobium procryptotermitis, the following proteins share a genomic window:
- a CDS encoding TonB-dependent copper receptor has translation MSINKYKKTIFFLVAVVIFVRGSLFGVQEISVEQITVTAAPLESALEIGLDPKKPKQPVPAADAADYLKSVPGFSAIRSGGANGDSVFRGMFGSRINILTDGGNVLGGCPSRMDSPSSYISPESYDSVSVIKGPQTVLYGGGASAATVRFERKPEKFEQGDKPFRIKASALAGSFERIGSSLDAAAGNEKLYFRVTGNYDKSSDYKDGGGNIVPSKWEKWNTDVFFGWTPDKDTLLEIGAGTGDGYARYAGRGMDGSQFKRESFSAKFSKKNIGKNIDGGTLDEFEFQSYYNYSDHIMDNYTLRTPSGMMPMPMLSNPSRAVYGARAAFTFNIEQSVFINGIDVQFDEHKGRTDKNKPFIKDIDYNKYGIFSQLQMDLDELNKIVSGVRFDFAQAGDFRSASKTDGDTKNAFLPSVFARFEETVGNTPFSWYAGIGHSQRFPDYWELSQTRMKDGSKNTFEDLNPEKTTQLDVGAHYKTEKINIWLSAYAGIIKDYILFNYITMAMSENKYVQNVDAGICGYEIGAEYVFTQYLKFDSALAYSFGENTTDNRPLPQIPPLEARFGLNYETQKWQTGLLWRAAAKQNRIAAGQGNVVGKDFAESEAFNVLSLNVSIELTSYTRLSLGIDNIFDVKYYEHLNMAGNAGFGFSANEQINEPGRMFWGKINVSF, from the coding sequence ATGAGCATAAACAAATATAAAAAAACAATATTTTTTTTAGTTGCGGTAGTTATTTTTGTACGTGGCTCGCTTTTTGGTGTACAGGAAATTTCGGTTGAACAGATAACAGTAACGGCAGCACCTTTAGAATCGGCTTTGGAAATAGGCTTAGACCCTAAAAAACCAAAACAGCCTGTTCCCGCAGCTGATGCTGCGGATTATCTTAAAAGCGTGCCGGGTTTTTCTGCTATACGTTCTGGCGGAGCAAACGGAGACAGCGTTTTTAGGGGAATGTTCGGCTCGCGCATTAATATTTTGACGGACGGCGGAAATGTCTTAGGCGGCTGTCCCAGCAGAATGGATTCTCCTTCATCTTATATATCTCCGGAGTCTTACGATTCGGTCAGCGTAATAAAAGGACCTCAAACAGTCCTTTATGGAGGCGGCGCTTCTGCGGCGACTGTCAGATTCGAAAGAAAACCTGAAAAGTTTGAGCAGGGCGATAAGCCTTTTAGAATAAAAGCGAGCGCTCTTGCAGGTTCGTTTGAGCGCATAGGGAGTTCGCTCGATGCAGCTGCAGGAAATGAAAAACTATATTTTAGAGTTACGGGAAATTACGATAAATCTTCGGATTATAAAGACGGCGGAGGAAACATAGTTCCTTCAAAATGGGAAAAGTGGAACACAGACGTATTTTTTGGCTGGACGCCCGATAAAGACACACTTTTAGAAATCGGCGCAGGAACAGGAGACGGTTATGCGCGCTATGCCGGGCGGGGTATGGACGGCAGCCAATTTAAAAGAGAAAGTTTTAGCGCAAAATTTTCAAAAAAGAATATAGGAAAAAATATAGATGGCGGGACATTAGACGAATTTGAATTTCAAAGCTATTATAATTATTCCGACCACATAATGGACAATTATACTTTAAGAACCCCTTCGGGGATGATGCCAATGCCTATGCTTAGCAATCCTTCGCGCGCGGTTTATGGAGCGAGAGCGGCTTTTACGTTCAATATTGAACAAAGCGTTTTTATAAACGGCATTGACGTTCAGTTTGATGAACATAAAGGCAGGACGGATAAAAACAAACCTTTCATAAAAGACATAGATTATAACAAATATGGAATTTTCAGCCAACTGCAAATGGATTTAGATGAGCTAAATAAAATAGTGTCAGGTGTGCGTTTTGATTTTGCACAGGCGGGCGATTTCCGTTCGGCAAGTAAAACCGACGGAGATACAAAAAACGCTTTCTTGCCAAGCGTTTTTGCGCGTTTTGAAGAAACAGTGGGAAACACTCCTTTTTCATGGTATGCTGGCATAGGGCACAGCCAGCGTTTCCCTGACTATTGGGAACTTAGCCAAACAAGAATGAAAGACGGTTCCAAAAATACTTTTGAAGACTTAAATCCTGAAAAAACCACGCAGCTTGACGTCGGCGCACATTACAAAACCGAAAAAATAAACATTTGGCTTTCGGCATACGCGGGAATAATAAAAGATTATATTCTTTTCAATTATATTACTATGGCTATGTCGGAGAATAAATACGTTCAAAATGTGGATGCGGGAATTTGCGGATATGAAATAGGAGCAGAATATGTTTTTACGCAATATTTAAAATTTGACTCTGCCCTTGCTTATTCCTTCGGGGAAAATACTACTGACAACCGACCTTTGCCGCAAATTCCGCCTTTAGAAGCAAGATTTGGCTTAAATTACGAGACGCAAAAATGGCAGACAGGCTTACTGTGGCGCGCAGCGGCAAAACAAAACAGAATAGCAGCTGGACAAGGCAATGTGGTCGGTAAAGATTTTGCAGAAAGTGAAGCATTTAACGTTTTATCCTTAAACGTTTCGATAGAACTTACAAGTTATACGCGCCTGAGTTTAGGCATAGACAATATTTTTGATGTAAAATATTACGAACATCTCAATATGGCAGGAAATGCGGGTTTTGGTTTTTCGGCAAACGAACAAATCAACGAGCCGGGAAGAATGTTTTGGGGAAAAATCAATGTCAGTTTTTAA
- a CDS encoding TonB family protein — MSVFNLINVSLVKGLAVSIGMHAAFFGAMVSNNGSDLQQDKPSYIEVSFEPGGLNQDIICPPSVPPQAQREQELQKKAEDDTQIQIKSEATIAVLSEKQNESSSISYDELQQQHPNSKDMQTMDCCRPSNINIKYEIDGSAGSGQGLKILRAPKPFYPQESRKIKEEGEVVVAVVVSPEGKIQSVSVAVSSGFSRLDEAALKAARKIRFSADVENPSFESVVLRVPYKFEIL; from the coding sequence ATGTCAGTTTTTAATCTTATAAATGTCTCACTTGTAAAAGGGCTTGCGGTTTCCATAGGAATGCATGCGGCTTTTTTTGGAGCGATGGTTTCCAACAATGGTTCAGACTTGCAGCAGGATAAACCCTCTTACATAGAAGTTAGTTTTGAGCCGGGCGGGCTTAATCAGGATATTATTTGTCCGCCGTCGGTTCCACCACAAGCTCAAAGGGAACAAGAGTTGCAAAAAAAAGCAGAAGACGATACACAAATACAAATAAAATCTGAAGCAACGATCGCTGTTCTTTCAGAAAAACAAAATGAAAGTTCCTCCATTTCTTATGATGAACTACAGCAACAGCATCCAAATTCAAAAGATATGCAGACTATGGACTGCTGCAGGCCTTCAAACATCAACATTAAATACGAGATAGATGGTTCGGCAGGAAGCGGACAGGGACTAAAAATTTTGCGTGCGCCAAAACCTTTTTATCCTCAAGAATCGCGTAAAATCAAAGAAGAAGGAGAAGTTGTAGTAGCGGTTGTTGTTTCACCTGAAGGAAAAATACAGTCAGTAAGTGTAGCTGTTTCAAGCGGTTTTTCAAGGCTGGATGAAGCCGCCCTAAAAGCCGCAAGAAAAATAAGATTTTCCGCAGACGTGGAAAATCCTTCCTTTGAGTCCGTAGTACTGCGTGTTCCATACAAATTCGAAATATTATAA
- a CDS encoding restriction endonuclease subunit S, with amino-acid sequence MPKGWAFEKLGNICDIARGGSPRPIKNHLTASNNGVNLIKIGDTKRGYKYITATKEKILPSAVKYSRYVKRGDFLLTNSMSFGHPYILKIDGCIHDGWLVISHIENIFDYDFLYYALSSDTVYKLLTSLAVGSTVKNLKADTIKSICFLIPPLEEQKRIAKKIESIFNQLKFFED; translated from the coding sequence ATACCGAAAGGCTGGGCATTTGAAAAATTAGGAAATATTTGCGATATTGCACGCGGAGGCTCGCCGCGTCCTATAAAAAATCATTTAACTGCTTCAAATAACGGCGTCAATTTGATAAAAATTGGAGATACAAAACGAGGATACAAATATATTACAGCAACTAAAGAAAAAATTTTGCCTTCTGCAGTAAAGTATTCTCGCTATGTTAAAAGAGGAGATTTTTTATTAACAAATTCTATGAGTTTTGGACATCCTTATATATTAAAAATAGACGGTTGTATCCATGACGGATGGCTTGTAATTAGTCATATTGAAAATATTTTTGATTATGATTTTTTATATTATGCGCTAAGTTCGGATACAGTATATAAATTATTGACTTCTTTAGCAGTCGGTTCAACAGTTAAAAACTTAAAAGCAGACACTATAAAATCTATTTGCTTTCTAATCCCGCCTTTAGAAGAACAAAAAAGAATAGCTAAAAAAATAGAATCAATTTTTAACCAGTTGAAGTTCTTTGAAGATTAA
- a CDS encoding restriction endonuclease subunit S — MNLTKGYNYIATKDISFNNTIDYDNSIKIPFTEIGFKYGYAKDILLCIEGGSAGRKVAVVKEKICFGNKLCVLHPILINSLFLYYFIQSKYFLNLFGKNISGIIGGVSIKKLQTILIPLPTLQEQTKIVEKLNLIFKELQLVKN; from the coding sequence ATAAACTTAACTAAGGGTTATAATTATATAGCCACAAAAGACATTTCTTTTAATAATACAATTGATTATGATAATAGCATAAAAATACCATTTACTGAAATTGGCTTTAAATATGGATATGCAAAAGATATATTACTTTGTATTGAAGGTGGTAGCGCAGGTAGAAAGGTTGCTGTAGTAAAAGAAAAAATATGTTTTGGCAATAAGTTATGTGTTTTACATCCTATACTAATAAATAGTCTGTTTTTATATTATTTTATTCAATCAAAATATTTTCTTAATTTATTTGGCAAAAACATTTCAGGCATTATAGGTGGTGTTTCTATTAAAAAATTACAAACTATTTTAATCCCTTTACCTACATTACAAGAACAAACAAAAATTGTAGAAAAACTTAATTTAATCTTCAAAGAACTTCAACTGGTTAAAAATTGA
- a CDS encoding DEAD/DEAH box helicase family protein encodes MPKIIDNRRVSLSQVLRDTAKNHKHLSIATGYWDLEGTCEIIEQIKDYKSIRLLIGKEPLSTRNQKAHNIKEELFPDEDITFDLENSSINTDTYSLTNLRKAAKILSRLIEEKRFEVKVFRDPFLHAKAYIFGEKTSTNAVGIIGSSNFTKSGLTQNAELNTFENDCRIVMFQPQSNEQEHGYLSWFEEMWNSSQAVEWTGDFAKIVQQSPLGDLTFGAYDVYIKTLMEVFPEELEPKPRLEKNIDDVLYSFQNRNAGLLLAKLNKMGLALLSDSVGLGKTVTAGAVIKTYISQGAKRIIVIVPASLKEQWRQDLGEYFELTDEIEYKIVSQQNLNQIQEMIDYNNKRWIRPVDLFVIDEAHNLRSSGSERYKKIMEWIITNPNSKVLLLTATPVNNGLMDLANQIQLAAKGALSSVSVEYEDNRRKLLHIDFFESLKRIQNRIKQAEEENKPLSKKEWQEIQKTVSQGLSHYLVRSTRQGIEKEGGIISKDGSKKVFPTSKVMPIGYSYGQKIADWVSQTITNNLSAFEGINPKTININLFAEFTQQSLHPLDFVKEIIADKNYYNRHFGITDDTVDKYGDFLFDSTVNYPLFDSIRKKENEIVEVITNIFQAVNMLGFVPYRPEIYLIEIHAKSIKEINALGKKGDEGAKIRMQLAIHNILHITWLKRLESSAAALLKSVQNYKNRLEKFEKWFEKGYILSFKDITIAEDEYGEDIEKAFEAWENYEPTDEEIENGKNLERKGIERKDADEKKYNIAAIRKDLQRDKKIIQVLIELLSELKKPQNNGKLSKFTKLVENILQEQKYGKKILVFSFFSDTINYLKDALPDFFQSSIPNFSQRVGFISGKNAKSSDIVKRFSPKSKKYILKQGETEIYFLFATDVLSEGQNLQDCAVLINYDLHWNPVRMIQRNGRINRLGSLFSDVFIANVKPEETLELYLNLVRRLERKINTIKHTIGTDQSVLGEKENPIEFIDEFNSLIKAYSDKEQDVKSAILDLEKEEDFLSWTNDYIYELRNFLRDNEKNKAEIDRIKKIPIGKWNYLPKRAKTVPNSDSLALIRTIGKTSLTGQSIDEVYFLSVKTQEEKASYIEKEIALSLIKTTPDDNKKFIDEIFIDRAMAARVSKNVAKTRAEIADVKYDFKYNKQIKALTLLQEAYPLIPLQDVLSKGIRNALQAAQIMSILRKVNKEKTENGSVFASTYSEFDKLLKEIIQIQNEEREIKETIGILYYAFK; translated from the coding sequence ATGCCAAAAATTATAGATAATAGACGAGTATCATTATCGCAAGTTTTAAGAGATACTGCAAAAAACCATAAACATTTAAGTATTGCTACAGGCTATTGGGATTTAGAAGGTACCTGCGAAATTATAGAACAAATAAAAGATTACAAATCCATAAGGCTGCTTATCGGTAAAGAACCCCTTTCAACCCGCAATCAAAAAGCGCACAATATCAAAGAAGAGCTGTTCCCCGATGAGGATATTACTTTTGACTTAGAAAACAGTTCAATAAACACAGATACGTATAGCCTAACAAACTTAAGAAAAGCCGCAAAGATATTATCGCGGCTTATAGAAGAGAAGCGTTTTGAAGTAAAAGTTTTTAGGGATCCGTTTTTGCATGCTAAAGCGTATATTTTTGGCGAGAAAACTTCAACAAATGCCGTCGGTATTATCGGTTCAAGCAATTTTACAAAATCTGGGCTTACTCAAAATGCAGAACTCAATACTTTTGAAAATGATTGCCGCATTGTAATGTTTCAGCCTCAATCTAATGAGCAAGAGCACGGGTATTTAAGCTGGTTTGAAGAGATGTGGAATTCTTCACAAGCCGTTGAATGGACCGGCGATTTTGCAAAGATAGTTCAGCAAAGCCCGCTTGGAGATTTAACGTTTGGCGCTTATGACGTTTATATAAAAACATTAATGGAAGTTTTCCCAGAAGAATTAGAGCCAAAACCTAGACTTGAAAAAAACATTGACGATGTTTTATATTCATTTCAAAACCGCAACGCGGGACTGCTTCTTGCTAAACTAAATAAAATGGGCTTAGCGCTGCTTTCTGATTCTGTTGGGCTTGGGAAAACTGTCACAGCGGGCGCGGTAATTAAAACGTATATTTCACAAGGAGCAAAAAGAATAATTGTTATTGTTCCCGCGTCGTTAAAAGAGCAGTGGCGTCAAGATTTAGGCGAATATTTTGAACTTACCGATGAAATTGAATACAAAATAGTTTCACAGCAAAATTTAAATCAAATCCAAGAAATGATAGATTATAATAACAAACGCTGGATAAGACCTGTTGATTTATTTGTTATAGACGAAGCGCATAATTTAAGGAGCTCAGGAAGCGAAAGATATAAAAAAATAATGGAATGGATAATCACAAATCCAAACTCAAAAGTCTTGCTTCTAACGGCAACTCCGGTAAATAACGGACTTATGGATTTAGCAAATCAAATTCAACTTGCCGCAAAAGGCGCATTATCGTCAGTATCGGTTGAATATGAAGATAATAGAAGGAAGTTGTTACATATTGATTTTTTTGAGAGTTTAAAACGTATTCAAAACAGAATAAAGCAAGCAGAAGAAGAAAATAAACCCTTATCTAAAAAAGAATGGCAGGAAATACAAAAGACAGTATCTCAAGGACTTTCTCATTATCTTGTCCGTTCTACAAGACAGGGCATAGAAAAAGAAGGCGGCATAATATCAAAAGACGGTTCAAAAAAAGTTTTTCCTACCAGCAAGGTTATGCCTATAGGGTATTCATATGGGCAAAAAATAGCGGATTGGGTTTCCCAAACAATAACAAATAATTTATCGGCATTTGAAGGCATAAATCCTAAAACAATAAACATAAATTTGTTTGCAGAATTTACTCAACAATCGTTGCATCCTTTAGATTTCGTTAAAGAAATTATCGCAGACAAAAATTATTATAACCGACATTTTGGTATTACCGACGATACTGTAGACAAATACGGCGACTTTTTATTTGACTCTACAGTAAATTATCCGCTCTTTGATTCAATAAGAAAAAAAGAAAATGAAATTGTTGAAGTAATTACAAATATATTTCAAGCTGTAAATATGCTTGGGTTTGTTCCATACCGTCCTGAAATTTATCTAATAGAAATTCATGCAAAATCTATAAAAGAAATCAATGCACTTGGAAAAAAAGGCGATGAAGGCGCTAAAATCCGTATGCAGCTTGCAATTCACAATATTTTACATATTACTTGGTTAAAAAGATTAGAATCAAGCGCCGCGGCTTTGCTTAAAAGCGTTCAAAATTATAAAAATCGTCTTGAAAAATTTGAGAAATGGTTTGAGAAAGGCTATATTTTGTCTTTTAAAGATATAACTATAGCAGAAGACGAATATGGAGAAGATATAGAAAAAGCGTTTGAAGCTTGGGAAAATTACGAACCGACAGACGAAGAAATAGAAAACGGTAAAAATTTAGAACGTAAAGGCATAGAGAGAAAAGATGCAGATGAAAAGAAATACAATATCGCTGCGATTAGAAAAGACTTACAGAGAGATAAAAAAATAATTCAAGTTCTTATAGAACTGCTGTCTGAACTAAAAAAACCTCAAAATAATGGCAAATTATCAAAATTTACGAAACTTGTAGAAAATATTTTACAAGAGCAAAAATACGGCAAGAAAATTTTAGTATTTAGTTTTTTTTCAGACACGATAAATTATTTAAAAGACGCTCTGCCTGATTTTTTTCAAAGTTCAATTCCTAATTTTTCACAAAGAGTCGGTTTTATTTCAGGGAAAAACGCTAAATCGTCAGATATAGTTAAAAGATTTTCGCCGAAATCTAAAAAATATATTCTAAAACAAGGCGAAACCGAAATATATTTTCTTTTTGCAACCGACGTTTTGTCTGAAGGGCAAAATTTGCAAGATTGCGCGGTTTTAATCAATTATGATTTGCATTGGAATCCCGTGCGCATGATACAAAGAAACGGTCGTATAAATCGTCTTGGGTCATTGTTTAGCGACGTTTTTATAGCTAATGTAAAGCCCGAAGAAACTCTTGAATTATACTTAAATCTTGTCCGCCGTTTAGAAAGAAAAATCAATACCATAAAACATACTATAGGCACAGACCAGTCTGTTCTTGGCGAAAAAGAAAATCCGATAGAATTCATAGATGAATTCAACTCTCTAATAAAAGCCTACAGCGATAAAGAACAAGATGTTAAATCCGCAATTTTAGATTTAGAAAAAGAAGAGGATTTCTTATCTTGGACAAATGATTATATTTATGAGCTCCGCAATTTTTTGAGAGATAACGAAAAAAATAAAGCGGAAATAGATAGAATTAAAAAAATTCCTATTGGCAAATGGAATTATTTGCCAAAACGCGCTAAAACAGTTCCAAATAGCGACTCCTTAGCGTTAATTAGAACAATAGGAAAAACTTCCTTAACGGGACAGTCGATAGATGAAGTTTATTTTTTAAGCGTTAAAACGCAAGAAGAAAAAGCCTCCTATATTGAAAAAGAAATAGCCTTATCTTTGATTAAAACAACCCCGGATGACAACAAAAAATTCATAGACGAAATTTTTATAGATAGGGCAATGGCGGCAAGGGTATCTAAAAATGTCGCTAAAACAAGAGCCGAAATTGCCGATGTTAAATATGATTTTAAATACAACAAACAAATAAAAGCGTTAACCCTTTTACAAGAAGCCTATCCTTTAATTCCTTTACAAGACGTTTTGTCAAAAGGTATTCGCAACGCTTTGCAGGCTGCGCAAATAATGTCAATTTTACGCAAAGTAAATAAAGAGAAGACAGAAAATGGCTCTGTTTTTGCAAGCACATATTCAGAATTTGACAAACTATTGAAAGAAATTATACAAATTCAAAACGAAGAGCGTGAGATTAAAGAAACAATAGGAATATTATATTATGCCTTTAAATAG
- a CDS encoding Eco57I restriction-modification methylase domain-containing protein, which translates to MPLNSTFFKISELLDFLHKETDRKKALKLAVEIASQIIFIIDDSISLKPASDILLDNKILSFPNQKVDAWFNKHPHYPDFKAAFVHFKNENALFESKFYWLNETSTKARISAGVMLTPNWEDSTLTRFSNYKVGIDFFLTNEAKSLLVVLSNQGNLRVLELSCRLTNTQIEVLNKISQAGKSATQELIHTSLWNAFALKEVNKKFFEGIAELFTELFNFLAKTKDREDSKLFANRLIGRLLFIWFLRKKELINESYNYFTADENSDVYYENKLKLLFFEILNTQVESRKTDDKETPYLNGGLFEAHANDWINENIKFPKDWFYRLYEHFNNFNFTTDESTPEYEQVAIDPEMLGRVLENLLAMLNTDTVENARKAKGAFYTPREIVSYMCKESLRQYLYVALNNPAYNDGVDKLLDESDAVFETANSNAKRDLWGKASKDIVIAKVLSALDNLKVLDPACGSGAFPMGMLQILLKSYERLDSRFDPYKIKLGILENNIYGVDIEPMAVEISRLRAWLSLIVDTPLNKTVEPLPNLDFKFVCANSLISLEKSSTLFDDVDTEEELLKEKERLYGEHDHNKAEKIRNKVQELTDKLVSLEVNEATASGRAKQLRSIDFKDTTKPALCFDVFWHFGLKTDLNGGCFDIVIGNPPYVSTKGLKKEEKDILQKEFGFSDDMYNHFFFKGIQLLSKNGNLSFITSKTFWTTQTKQNLRNMLLTKKINYIFDTANPFESAMVDTSVISVQNSSPEGNQVRFLDGGKDLRNYKVYSVAQSIYLNVQNSVIFKPTQENLKIYELYGQKVKELYDKWWDKIKTSKDIEKNKNELKTYCKSLKPGDIALLGCLTEGGQGLATANNGKYIAVRKSTKWAKNIIKERPKKLAKLIREKKISMAGFANTVDYLDSLNEKEIAALFDDLKEKYGRDVFGQGYLYRLIDDDEIADVDALTEDEKKNGISENKKYYVPYDKGDKDGNRWYLETPFAIAWTQKNVRFLKTDTNARYQGYMFYFKEGFCWSDISDTRIRCRLKSNSIHDVTSMSLFSIYKNIPNIYFICIIVSSFTGRYIKNFINNTSHFQINDARQLPIIIPSNEQIFDFEKLFNFAYETKRKLFLNQISENKAQDKLLEIQVNLDKMVEKLYRII; encoded by the coding sequence ATGCCTTTAAATAGTACATTTTTCAAAATAAGCGAACTATTAGATTTTCTTCATAAAGAAACCGACAGAAAAAAAGCGTTAAAACTTGCCGTAGAAATTGCAAGTCAAATTATATTTATCATAGATGACAGCATTTCCTTAAAACCCGCGTCAGATATTTTACTAGACAATAAAATTTTATCTTTCCCAAACCAAAAAGTTGACGCTTGGTTTAACAAACATCCGCATTACCCTGATTTTAAAGCTGCGTTCGTTCATTTTAAAAACGAAAATGCTCTGTTTGAATCCAAGTTTTATTGGCTTAATGAAACCTCTACTAAAGCGCGCATATCGGCAGGAGTTATGCTCACGCCTAATTGGGAAGATTCTACGCTCACAAGATTTTCAAATTATAAAGTCGGCATAGACTTCTTTCTTACAAATGAGGCTAAAAGTTTGCTTGTAGTTTTGTCAAATCAAGGAAATTTGCGCGTTTTAGAACTTTCATGCCGACTTACAAACACGCAAATAGAAGTATTAAATAAAATTTCGCAGGCGGGCAAATCAGCGACGCAAGAACTTATACATACAAGTTTATGGAACGCTTTTGCGTTAAAAGAAGTCAATAAAAAATTCTTTGAAGGCATTGCTGAATTATTTACTGAGCTTTTTAATTTTTTGGCTAAAACTAAAGATAGAGAAGATTCAAAATTGTTTGCCAACCGTTTAATAGGGCGTTTATTGTTTATTTGGTTTTTAAGAAAGAAAGAACTTATAAATGAATCTTATAATTATTTTACTGCGGACGAAAATTCTGACGTTTATTATGAAAATAAATTAAAGCTTTTATTTTTTGAGATTCTAAACACGCAAGTTGAAAGCAGAAAAACAGATGATAAAGAGACGCCGTATTTAAACGGCGGACTTTTTGAGGCTCATGCAAATGATTGGATTAATGAAAATATAAAATTTCCAAAAGACTGGTTTTACAGATTGTATGAACATTTTAACAATTTTAATTTTACAACTGACGAATCAACGCCCGAATATGAACAAGTCGCCATAGACCCTGAAATGTTAGGACGCGTTTTAGAAAATTTGCTTGCAATGTTAAATACGGATACAGTTGAAAACGCCCGTAAAGCAAAAGGTGCATTTTATACCCCTCGCGAGATTGTAAGCTATATGTGCAAAGAAAGTTTAAGACAATATCTCTATGTCGCTCTTAATAATCCTGCATACAATGACGGCGTTGATAAACTTTTAGATGAATCTGACGCTGTCTTTGAAACGGCAAACAGTAATGCTAAAAGGGATTTGTGGGGAAAAGCAAGCAAAGATATAGTTATTGCAAAAGTTTTATCGGCATTAGATAATTTAAAAGTTTTAGATCCGGCTTGCGGCTCGGGAGCGTTTCCTATGGGAATGCTGCAGATTTTGTTAAAAAGCTATGAAAGACTTGATTCTCGTTTTGACCCATACAAAATAAAATTAGGCATATTAGAAAATAATATTTATGGAGTTGACATAGAGCCGATGGCTGTAGAAATATCAAGGTTAAGAGCATGGCTTTCGCTTATTGTTGACACTCCGTTAAATAAAACTGTTGAACCTTTGCCGAATTTAGATTTTAAATTTGTCTGCGCTAATTCTTTAATTTCGCTTGAAAAATCATCGACATTATTTGACGATGTGGATACCGAAGAAGAATTGCTAAAGGAAAAAGAACGTCTTTATGGTGAACATGACCACAACAAAGCAGAAAAAATAAGAAATAAGGTGCAAGAACTAACAGATAAATTAGTTAGTTTAGAAGTAAATGAAGCGACGGCATCAGGCCGTGCAAAACAATTGCGTTCAATAGATTTCAAGGATACAACTAAACCTGCTTTATGTTTTGACGTTTTTTGGCATTTTGGCTTAAAAACAGACCTCAACGGCGGCTGTTTTGATATTGTTATCGGCAATCCACCGTATGTGTCCACTAAAGGACTAAAGAAAGAAGAAAAGGATATTTTGCAAAAAGAATTTGGATTTTCTGACGATATGTATAATCATTTCTTTTTTAAGGGAATACAGCTTTTATCTAAAAACGGAAATCTTTCTTTTATTACTTCAAAAACTTTTTGGACAACTCAAACAAAACAAAATTTACGCAATATGTTGTTAACTAAAAAGATAAATTATATTTTTGACACAGCAAATCCTTTTGAATCTGCAATGGTTGATACAAGCGTTATATCTGTGCAAAATAGCAGCCCAGAAGGAAATCAGGTTCGTTTTTTAGATGGGGGTAAAGATTTGAGAAACTATAAAGTTTATTCTGTCGCTCAATCCATTTATTTAAACGTTCAAAATTCTGTAATTTTCAAGCCGACGCAGGAAAATCTAAAAATATATGAATTATATGGACAGAAAGTGAAAGAGTTGTATGATAAATGGTGGGATAAAATAAAAACTAGTAAGGATATAGAAAAAAATAAAAATGAATTAAAAACATATTGCAAAAGTTTAAAACCCGGAGATATTGCTTTACTTGGATGTCTCACAGAGGGCGGACAAGGATTAGCAACAGCTAATAACGGTAAATACATTGCTGTTAGAAAATCTACAAAATGGGCGAAAAATATTATTAAAGAGCGTCCTAAAAAGTTGGCTAAGCTAATAAGAGAAAAGAAAATTTCTATGGCTGGTTTTGCAAATACAGTCGATTATTTGGATTCTTTGAATGAAAAAGAAATTGCCGCATTGTTTGACGATCTAAAAGAAAAATACGGTAGAGACGTTTTTGGACAAGGGTATTTATATCGTCTAATTGACGATGATGAAATTGCTGACGTAGATGCGCTTACAGAAGATGAAAAGAAAAATGGCATATCAGAAAATAAAAAATACTATGTACCTTATGATAAAGGAGATAAAGACGGTAATCGTTGGTATCTTGAAACGCCTTTTGCTATTGCTTGGACACAAAAAAACGTCCGTTTTTTAAAGACAGATACAAATGCTAGGTATCAAGGATATATGTTCTATTTTAAGGAAGGTTTTTGTTGGTCAGATATAAGCGATACGCGAATAAGATGTAGATTAAAATCAAATAGTATCCATGACGTTACAAGTATGTCTTTGTTTTCCATCTATAAAAACATCCCGAATATTTATTTTATTTGTATTATTGTTTCGTCTTTTACTGGGAGATACATAAAAAATTTTATCAATAATACATCTCATTTCCAGATAAATGATGCTCGACAACTACCTATAATTATTCCTTCAAATGAACAAATATTTGATTTTGAAAAATTATTCAATTTTGCCTATGAAACTAAAAGAAAGTTGTTTTTAAATCAAATATCAGAAAATAAGGCACAGGATAAACTGTTAGAAATACAGGTAAATTTAGATAAAATGGTAGAGAAATTATACAGAATAATATAA